A region from the Cryptococcus gattii WM276 chromosome H, complete sequence genome encodes:
- a CDS encoding phosphoadenosine-phosphosulfate synthase (PAPS) bifunctional enzyme, putative (Similar to TIGR gene model, INSD accession AAW45300.1) — protein sequence MANAPHGGVLKDLLVRDAALHDSLLQEARGLNDIFLTERQLCDLELILNGGFSPLEGFMNEQDYTSVVETLRLAPFNGQKHGDVFPIPITLDVSQEDINTLGLKQGARVALRDPRDDAALAILTVSDIYRPNKANEAEKVLGADDIAHPSVAYLRNNVKEFYIGGKVQAIQAPTHFDYVALRYSPAELRAHFHKIAWRKVVAFQTRNPMHRAHRELTVRAARQRRANVLIHPVVGLTKPGDVDHYTRVRAYQALMPSYPEGMAHLALLPLAMRMAGPREAVWHAIIRKNFGATHFIVGRDHAGPGKNSQGKDFYGPYDAQELVTQFKDELQIEMVPFQAMTYLPGSDEYQPVDEVPKGTPTADISGTELRKRLRTGASIPDWFSYTGVVKVLRESYPPRPQQGFTILLTGLHNSGKDTIARALQVTLQQQGSRSVSLLLGEELRSDLDPQIGRAITPEQKHINLERIGFVAAELTKAGAAVIAAPTAPYERSRQAFKKQVVGSGGGNYFLVHVATPLEWCEKVDRRGLYKAARAGEIKNLTGVDDVYETPENADLVCDLRNDTVPEIVHSIIMILESQNLV from the exons ATGGCTAACGCTCCTCACGGTGGTGTTCTCAAGGACCTCCTCGTCCGCGATGCTGCTCTTCACgattctcttcttcaagagGCTCGTGGCTTGAACGACATCTTCCTTACCGAG CGTCAATTGTGTGACCTCGAGCTTATCTTGAACGGTGGTTTCTCTCCTCTTGAGGGTTTCATGAACGAGCAGGACTACACTTC TGTTGTTGAGACTCTCCGGCTTGCCCCTTTCAACGGTCAGAAGCATGGTGACGTTTTCCCCATTCCCATTACTCTCGACGTCTCCCAGGAGGACATCAACACTCTCGGCCTCAAGCAGGGTGCCCGAGTCGCTCTTCGAGACCCCCGTGACGATGCTGCCCTTGCCATCCTCACTG TATCTGACATCTACCGACCCAACAAGGCCAACGAGGCTGAGAAGGTCTTGGGTGCTGATGACATTGCCCACCCTTCTGTCGCTTACCTCCGCAACAACGTCAAGGAGTTCTACATCGGCGGTAAGGTCCAGGCTATCCAGGCTCCTACCCACTTTGACTACGTTGCCCTCCGATACTCCCCCGCCGAGCTCCGAGCCCATTTCCACAAGATCGCCTGGCGAAAGGTTGTCGCTTTCCAGACCCGAAACCCTATGCACCGAGCCCACCGAGAGCTTACCGTCCGAGCCGCCCGTCAACGACGAGCCAACGTCCTCATCCACCCCGTTGTCGGTCTTACCAAGCCCGGAGATGTTGACCACTACACTCGTGTCCGAGCTTACCAGGCTCTCATGCCCTCTTACCCCGAGGGTATGGCCCATCTTGCCCTCTTGCCCCTCGCTATGAGAATGGCTGGTCCCAGGGAGGCCGTCTGGCACGCCATTATCCGAAAGAACTTTGGTGCGACCCACTTCATTGTCGGTCGAGACCACGCTGGTCCCGGTAAGAACTCTCAGGGTAAGGACTTTTACGGTCCTTACGACGCCCAGGAGCTCGTTACCCAGTTCAAGGATGAACTCCAGATTGAGATGGTTCCTTTCCAGGCCATGACCTACCTTCCTGGCTCTGACGAGTACCAGCCCGTCGACGAGGTCCCCAAGGGTACCCCCACCGCCGATATTTCTGGTACCGAGCTCCGAAAGCGACTCCGAACCGGTGCCTCCATCCCCGATTGGTTCTCTTACACCGGCGTCGTCAAGGTTCTCCGAGAGTCTTACCCTCCTCGACCCCAGCAGGGTTTCACTATCCTCTTGACCGGTCTCCACAACTCTGGTAAGGACACCATTGCCCGAGCCCTCCAGGTTACCCTCCAACAACAAGGCTCTCGATCAGtctccctccttctcgGTGAGGAGCTCCGATCAGACCTCGACCCCCAGATTGGCCGTGCTATCACTCCTGAGCAGAAGCACATCAACCTCGAGCGAATCGGTTTCGTCGCTGCCGAGCTTACCAAGGCCGGTGCCGCCGTCATTGCCGCCCCCACCGCTCCTTACGAGAGGTCTCGACAGGCTTTCAAAAAGCAGGTTGTCGGCTCCGGCGGTGGCAACTACTTCTTGGTCCACGTCGCTACTCCTTTGGAATGGTGTGAGAAGGTCGACAGGAGGGGATTGTACAAGGCTGCCAGGGCTGGTGAGATCAAGAACTTGACTGGTGTCGATGATGTGTACGAGACACCCGAGAACGCCGACTTGGTCTGCGACTTGAGGAATGACACTGTTCCCGAGATCGTCCACT CCATTATTATGATCCTCGAGAGCCAGAACCTTGTTTAA
- a CDS encoding uncharacterized protein (Similar to TIGR gene model, INSD accession AAW45302.1), protein MSTLSQHSTSFNTKKSSTKPPSSILSPRIPSPTNVPSSVGSLNPQHHHHDHMHAHSPTGTKHTGLGIPQGDGFPPMNGMDPKCGGCGLVIDQESGGVVVAFGCAKCQEKVSADTNLLLLSDGSPVCGNCSYQVRSIPG, encoded by the exons ATGTCAACCCTCTCTCAACACTCCACCTCATTCAACACTAAGAAATCATCAACCAAACCTCCATCCAGCATTCTCTCCCCGCGCATCCCTTCACCAACCAATGTGCCCTCATCCGTCGGCTCACTAAACCCtcaacatcatcatcacGATCACATGCACGCACATTCTCCCACAGGAACCAAGCATACCGGCCTCGGTATTCCGCAGGGAGATGGTTTCCCTCCGATGAACGGGATGGATCCTAAATGTGGAGGCTGTGGACTTGTGATTGACCAGGAAAGTGGGGGAGTCGTTGTTGCCTTTGG ATGTGCCAAATGCCAAGAAAAGGTATCGGCAGATACAAATCTCCTCTTGCTGTCTGATGGCAGTCCTGTCTGTGGTAATTGTTCTTACCAAGTACGTTCCATTCCCGGTTAA